A genomic segment from Sparus aurata chromosome 20, fSpaAur1.1, whole genome shotgun sequence encodes:
- the naglu gene encoding LOW QUALITY PROTEIN: alpha-N-acetylglucosaminidase (The sequence of the model RefSeq protein was modified relative to this genomic sequence to represent the inferred CDS: deleted 1 base in 1 codon): protein FIVSRFRYYQNVCTLSYSSVWWDWPRWEREIDWMALNGINLPLAFTGQEALWQEVYRALGLNQSEIEEFFSGPAFLAWNRMANMFKFGGPLPQSWHVNQLSLQFKILERMRSFGMIPVLPAFSGNIPSGILRLYPKANVTRLGPWAQFNCSFSCSYILDPRDPLFLQIGSLFLSQVVKQFGTDHIYNTDTFNEMIPPSSDPGYLSAVSRSVFATMTAVDPQAIWLMQGWLFFSAAWFWKPAQIQALLHGVPLGRMIVLDLFAETEPIFSYTESFYGQPFIWCMLQNFGGNSGLFGSVESINSGPFNALHFPNSTLVGIGMTPEGIEQNPVMFELMSELAWRKEPVNLSKWASLYAARRYGSTQENLTAAWKLLFASVYNCTIPHYRNHNHSPLVRRPSFHMNTDRWYDLADLYKAWKLIIEAAPSLMSKETFRYDLVDVTRQVLQVLTTSFYQDITDAFHKQKLPELLTAGGVLLYDLLPELNRLLNSDRNFLLGTWLERARSLALDEKEAQLYDMNARNQLTLWGPSGEILDYASKEWGGLMEDYYAQRWGLFVHTLVECLDSGRPFKQDSFNQAVFQVEKGFIYNSRRYPTKPQGDTYEIARRIFLKYYPQALKRL from the exons ttcattGTATCTAGATTCCGGTATTACCAGAACGTCTGCACCCTCAGCTACTCCTCTGTGTGGTGGGACTGGCCAAGATGGGAGAGAGAAATCGATTGGATGGCACTCAATGGAATTAATCTGCCGCTGGCTTTTACTGGCCAAGAGGCCCTGTGGCAAGAG GTCTACCGAGCTCTTGGGTTAAACCAGTCAGAGATTGAGGAGTTCTTCTCCGGCCCGGCGTTTCTGGCCTGGAACCGCATGGCGAACATGTTCAAGTTCGGTGGGCCTCTGCCGCAGTCCTGGCATGTGAACCAGCTCTCTCTCCAA tttaagaTCTTAGAGCGAATGAGATCCTTCGGTATGATTCCTGTGCTGCCGGCCTTCTCTGGGAACATTCCCTCAGGAATCCTCAG GTTGTATCCTAAAGCCAATGTAACCAGACTGGGGCCGTGGGCTCAGTTCAACTGCAGCTTCTCATGCTCCTATATCTTAGACCCTCGAGACCCGCTTTTCCTCCAGATCGgctccctctttctgtctcaggTGGTGAAGCAGTTTGGTACAGATCACATCTACAACACGGACACCTTCAATGAGATGATTCCACCTTCCTCTGACCCCGGC TACCTGTCTGCAGTCAGTCGCTCTGTCTTTGCCACAATGACTGCAG ttgACCCTCAGGCAATTTGGCTGATGCAAGGCTGGCTGTTCTTCAGTGCTGCCTGGTTCTGGAAGCCAGCCCAGATTCAGGCCCTACTACATGGAGTGCCCCTTGGACGAATGATCGTGCTGGACCTGTTTGCTGAGACTGAGCCAATTTTCTCCTACACCGAGTCTTTCTATGGACAGCCTTTCATCTGGTGCATGTTGCAGAATTTTGGGGGTAACAGTGGATTGTTTGGCTCAGTGGAGAGCATCAATTCGGGGCCTTTCAATGCCTTACATTTCCCAAACTCCACTCTGGTGGGCATAGGCATGACACCCGAGGGAATTGAGCAGAATCCTGTGATGTTCGAATTGATGAGCGAGCTGGCCTGGCGCAAGGAGCCGGTCAACTTGTCCAAGTGGGCGTCGCTGTATGCAGCACGACGCTACGGTAGCACACAAGAGAATCTGACTGCTGCATGGAAGCTCCTGTTTGCCAGCGTCTACAACTGCACAATACCACATTACCGAAACCACAACCACAGCCCGCTGGTGCGCCGGCCTTCCTTTCACATGAATACTGACAGGTGGTATGACCTAGCTGACTTGTACAAAGCCTGGAAACTGATTATTGAGGCTGCTCCGTCTCTCATGTCCAAAGAGACTTTCCGGTACGATCTTGTGGATGTGACTCGGCAGGTCCTACAAGTCCTGACGACATCCTTCTACCAGGATATCACAGACGCCTTCCACAAACAAAAACTGCCAGAGCTGCTGACTGCAGGTGGGGTTCTGCTGTATGACCTCTTGCCTGAGCTCAATCGTTTGCTTAATAGTGACCGTAACTTCCTGCTGGGGACATGGCTGGAGCGGGCCCGATCATTAGCCCTAGATGAGAAGGAGGCACAGCTCTATGATATGAACGCCAGAAACCAGCTTACACTGTGGGGTCCCAGTGGTGAGATCCTGGACTACGCCAGCAAAGAGTGGGGAGGCCTCATGGAGGACTACTACGCCCAGCGGTGGGGCCTGTTTGTCCACACCCTGGTAGAATGTCTGGACAGCGGACGACCATTCAAGCAGGACTCCTTCAACCAGGCAGTTTTCCAGGTAGAAAAGGGATTCATTTACAACAGCCGAAGATACCCAACCAAGCCTCAGGGTGACACGTACGAGATCGCCCGCAGGATCTTCCTCAAGTACTACCCACAGGCCTTAAAGAGACTATAG